The sequence below is a genomic window from Petroclostridium xylanilyticum.
TACTTCCTATGATTCTCTTTTAGCTTCTTATTCAAAGACATTAACTGACGCTCACTTTAAGCAACCTGATGGTCAAGGAATGGGCTTTAAACTAGACATTCAAGATTATGATTATGCAGGAGACAATACAAAAGTAGAACTTTACAGTGGTTATATGATTTTTAGAACACGTTGCCAAAATTCTACTTATACAGGTTGGTTGAGCTGCGGTGGAAACTATGCTCACCAAAAGCTTGTAGGAAGCTATTCTATAAATTGGGGTGTTCCTTCAGTGACTCCAACTTCAGTTTATGATAATTCTGATCCTACATATGTAGATTGGAAAGAATGGTAAATATTACTTATAAAAGGACAGTGCAAATTTTGCTACTGTCCTTTTAGTTTTCAGGAAATAGAGGAGGGGTTTTTATTATATTGTCTGCTGCATTACCTCATTTTATATTTAGTGTAAATTTTATCTGTAATATCATTTCCCTGTTTATCAATGAGGATTATTTTATCAAGCATCATATTCATTGAATCATCTGTAATCATCTTGTGGTATATAAAATATTCATCTTCAACAGGAATTGAAAAAGTATAATTATTATTCTCTAAAACAAGGTCTATTCGTTTAATTTTTTTATTATAGTTTCTTCCAATAATTGTTAGGTATCTAGCTTTATTAGTTTTTAATATTCTTCTTCTAATAAAATTTGTTCCGTATCCAGTGCTAAGGATTTTATATTTTCCGTTAATTCCTCTTATAAATTCAGCTTCACCTATATTGTTATTCAATTCAAAAACTACAAGTTTTTTATTGTCTATATCAGTAACTTTGTGTATGTTTATTAGACCATTAATATTTTTTGTACTCAAAAATCCTTCAATACTTTCTTCTATACTCTGTATATTTGACGTAACAGTGAACTCTTTTGTTATAATAACGCTTATCAATGAAAATATTATAAAGAAACCAATTATAAGATGATAAGCCGATTTTTTCAAACTATCTCACTCCTTTTAATAATAAGTCTATTATATATGACTATAACAAAAAGGAAAATGTTACATTTTTTAAAGATTTTATTATTCTCTTAAATTTGTATGCAAATAAATAGTCTTATAACTCAAATACTGTTATATAGCACTGCTGACCCACTTGATATCAAGTGGGAAGTTATTGCTACAAGCGGTTTTGAAGGATTGATATATATTTTCCCATAATTTATTTACTCAAACTTCGCACCTATAAATGTGCTATCGAATCTTGAAAATTCAACACTTTAAGACAATTATATATAACAAAATCCTCATAATTGTGGTATGATGTAATTGCTAAATAACAACATAAATTTCACAACTAGGAGGACTTGCTACTATGAACAATATACCACAAACCAATGAAAATGAAAAGCAAATTATGCATTCCGTTTGTGTCAAGTACAAGTTTGGGAGGATGACAGTGGATGACAGGGGACGGTTCTGTGTCACCTTCGTAATTATCTGTATTATAGAGCCTAAATATAAGCATTATATTACGAATGATTCATATATTTATTATTATTTAGAAGAGGATAAAAAATTAGATTAATAAAAGGAATAGGTAAACGTAAAAGACCTATTCCTTTTATTGTGATTCCATATGCAAGTTGCAAAAAAAAGGGGGGATCATCTAGTTCCTCTTAATGATAGAAATTTTATCATATTATTTAGTGTTAATTATTTCAGATATCGTTTTAAACTGATCTTTTAATGCCCGATATAGATTTCCATATACTTGATAATATTTATTATAGATTGATACGTTTTCTGCAATTGGCGATTGGGTGTTAACTCTCTTTATTGCTGCTTCACAAGCTTCGGGTACGCTGGAATAAATACCTGCTCCTACACCGGCCAGCAGGGCTACACCAAGTGCCGGGCCTTCGCTGGAATTTATGGTTACGATGTCGGCGTTAAACATGTCTGCCTGCATCTGTTTCCAGAGTTTGCTCTTTCCGCCGCCGCCGGAAGCTCTGACTTCATTTACCTCTATACCCATTCCTTTGATAATTTCCATACAGTCCTTCAAGCTGTAGCTAACACCTTCCATAACTGCCCGTAACATGTCTCTGCGGGTATGGCGGGCTGATAAACCGAAGAATACACCTTTAGCATCAGGGTCAAGATGTGGTGTCCTTTCACCCATCAGGTAGGGGAGATACAGCAGTCCATCACAGCCGGGTTTTACCTTATCCGCTTGTTGGTCCATGAGATAGTATGGATCTACTTCCATTAATTCTGCGGTTTCCTTTTCCGGCATGCAGAAATTATCTCTAAACCATTTAAGGGATAAGCCTGCACCCTGGGTAACGCCCATTACATGCCAGGTATTTGGTACAGCATGACAGAAAGTATGCACCCTGCCATAAGGATCAATGGTTACTTTATCGGTATAAGCAAATACAACGCCTGATGTTCCAATGGTGGAAGAAACAATGCCAGGTTTGACGATACCATTGCCAACAGCCCCGGCAGCCTGATCGCCACCACCGCCGACAACCGGAGTGCCCTCGGCTAAACCTGTCAGTTTTGCAGCTCTGGAAGATACTCTACCGCTTACTTCTTGTGATTCGTATACTTCAGGAAGTAAAACTTTGTCGATTCCCAACCTGGTTAATACTTCATCGCTCCATTTTCTTTCTGCTACGTTCAAGAACTGCATTCCGCTGGCATCAGAAACTTCTGTTGCAAATTCTCCGGTAAGCATAAAACGTATATAATCTTTAGGAAGCAGGATTTTTGTCGCTTTTTCATACAATTCAGGCTCATGATTTTTAACCCACATTACTTTGGAAGCAGTAAAACCGGTTAAGGCAGGGTTGGCAGTAATTTCTATGAGTTTTTCTTTTCCAACTAATTCTGTAATTTGTTCACATTCCTTGCCTGTCCGCTGGTCACACCATATAATGGATGGCCTTAAAACATTATGATCCTTATCCAGTAAAACAAGAC
It includes:
- the xylB gene encoding xylulokinase gives rise to the protein MAYLLGIDIGTSGTKTVLFDIQGNSVASALGEYPLYQPHVGWAEQNPEDWWNATVSTIQAVIHKSGVKAEDIKGIGLSGQMHGLVLLDKDHNVLRPSIIWCDQRTGKECEQITELVGKEKLIEITANPALTGFTASKVMWVKNHEPELYEKATKILLPKDYIRFMLTGEFATEVSDASGMQFLNVAERKWSDEVLTRLGIDKVLLPEVYESQEVSGRVSSRAAKLTGLAEGTPVVGGGGDQAAGAVGNGIVKPGIVSSTIGTSGVVFAYTDKVTIDPYGRVHTFCHAVPNTWHVMGVTQGAGLSLKWFRDNFCMPEKETAELMEVDPYYLMDQQADKVKPGCDGLLYLPYLMGERTPHLDPDAKGVFFGLSARHTRRDMLRAVMEGVSYSLKDCMEIIKGMGIEVNEVRASGGGGKSKLWKQMQADMFNADIVTINSSEGPALGVALLAGVGAGIYSSVPEACEAAIKRVNTQSPIAENVSIYNKYYQVYGNLYRALKDQFKTISEIINTK